In Vigna angularis cultivar LongXiaoDou No.4 chromosome 8, ASM1680809v1, whole genome shotgun sequence, one DNA window encodes the following:
- the LOC108332632 gene encoding BTB/POZ domain-containing protein DOT3 gives MKRGQHCAQCPLISKCDYIGRLEIQPFISNSSNALKLENFPGGSETFETVLKFCYDLPVDFSPDNIAALRCASEFLEMIEELEDGNLISKTEAFLTFVVLSSWKDTITVLKSCENLSSWAENLQIVRRCCDSIAWKASKDDRTSEDAAPNQESWWFNDVATFRIDHFIRIISAIRAKGTRAEIIGKCIIEYAKKWLSGMDVEIEGLRGYGHEKYNLQFSIFSGKKKESSGHNKEQKTIIETLISIIPPQPYAVSYKFMLQLLKMAMMYYVSPALATELEKRVSMVLEDAEEKR, from the exons ATGAAACGAGGCCAACATTGTGCACAG TGCCCCTTGATATCGAAGTGCGACTACATAGGACGATTGGAGATTCAGCCTTTCATCTCAAATTCTAGCAATGCTCTGAAGCTTGAAAACTTCCCAGGTGGGTCTGAAACATTTGAAACAGTTCTTAAGTTCTGTTATGACCTCCCAGTAGACTTCAGCCCAGATAACATAGCTGCACTAAGATGTGCATCAGAGTTCCTAGAGATGATCGAAGAACTAGAAGATGGAAATCTAATTTCCAAGACTGAAGCTTTCCTCACCTTTGTTGTGCTTTCTTCATGGAAAGACACTATCACTGTTCTGAAATCTTGTGAAAACCTATCTTCATGGGCTGAAAACCTCCAAATTGTAAGAAGATGTTGCGACTCCATTGCGTGGAAGGCTTCTAAAGATGATCGCACAAGTGAGGATGCAGCGCCAAATCAAGAAAGCTGGTGGTTCAATGATGTGGCCACCTTCCGCATTGATCATTTTATAAGAATCATTTCTGCAATAAGGgcaaaaggaaccagagcagaGATCATCGGTAAGTGTATCATAGAATATGCCAAGAAATGGCTGTCAGGAATGGATGTGGAGATAGAAGGGCTAAGAGGATATGGACATGAAAAGTATAACCTACAATTCAGTATTTTTAGtgggaagaagaaagagagcaGTGGGCACAACAAGGAGCAAAAGACAATTATTGAAACCCTGATAAGTATTATTCCTCCTCAGCCATATGCAGTCTCATATAAGTTCATGTTGCAGTTGCTAAAGATGGCCATGATGTATTATGTCTCACCAGCTCTCGCAACAGAACTTGAAAAGAGAGTGAGTATGGTGTTGGAAGACGCTGaggagaaaaggtga